A region of Marnyiella aurantia DNA encodes the following proteins:
- a CDS encoding COG1470 family protein produces MVFFPLLLFSQVGKVLIKTDTAVVVANGEMRSLMVQISNGTATAKNLKLSIKAPEGVRLLNPGTTVNSEAGENLFIPVKIFIEKKLPAGNSPVSLWLQDAAGKIVASCETVLKVEARRQLRIFSDEPQILIYRVGDSLNISTQVSNGGNRTEEAEIYASFPQGIGNELILRKKVILAPFSSQKVEFSRIIDREMLRMEVFTVNVAVTDASKEFFGNTMVTVQNALGNRRYVDPTQNPFYRGIENNYISWSSNNPFDQISASHMLNLHSTVNIGNTKAIVNTNGTFWPTLDTKMMFQNTWLKLEHNEFSMHLGNINDNNMEITLNGRGSQLTFTPSPETGTAISAGVVEKSFNLFEPVRVNNFPRGYSAFARANYVLNGYQSLDGEAIWDTDIFQRSFILKTGYTYSNKKDKSFDVDLGYGYARSVSHSDVAEPSLSAGLNYRQNWKNYSFTSSNSYSSGYYPGIRRGSTVLEQRLFRSFDKFTLYGAYGLNHYNPKNIDPLYQFSSFSERHRIELGSSFRYSRKMDISLLSQTSTENSEVFLGEVFARTAIKFESATAGITLNYATDDQKNRFTLSHSQGISYYRGITEPSHIYNLQAGWHHRNLLISGNYQKGNFLLYEGNRNGKISDGNERLSAVASYRSVLLNNKLNLNFNTMANLDRQSGKSLALSSNADYRIFRTTRIFGSFSYSYYSSGAHGNKNIFYQAGISQDLPTIGDEPVKYKNGTIRMFTFFDHNNNGTYEPGTDEPANGVKVKINNILFISGDDGYIKYRKLPFGKYVIKSNENEWYSEIQEVDLQQKEEFITLPLVKTGVLKGKITYEKTGKFQYEVQEHLAGIPVLFRSTTGKTFTFYSNALGEYSAYLPLGRYQVSLESQAFQKNVYTESSFNDVIVEASTTKSLEDFLLKVREKKVEIKRFGTAE; encoded by the coding sequence TTGGTCTTTTTTCCCTTGCTGCTTTTTTCGCAGGTAGGTAAGGTTTTAATTAAGACAGACACTGCTGTTGTGGTGGCCAATGGTGAAATGCGCAGCCTTATGGTACAGATCAGCAACGGTACAGCGACTGCGAAGAACCTGAAGCTTAGCATAAAAGCACCGGAAGGCGTACGACTGTTAAACCCCGGAACTACCGTAAATTCTGAAGCCGGTGAAAACCTCTTTATTCCGGTAAAGATTTTTATTGAGAAAAAGCTCCCTGCAGGAAATTCTCCTGTCTCACTTTGGTTGCAGGATGCTGCCGGAAAAATTGTTGCCTCATGTGAGACTGTGCTGAAAGTGGAAGCACGGCGGCAACTACGTATTTTCTCGGATGAGCCACAGATACTGATTTACAGGGTGGGCGACAGTTTAAACATCAGCACGCAGGTAAGTAACGGGGGCAACCGTACAGAGGAAGCCGAAATCTACGCTAGTTTCCCTCAGGGTATCGGGAATGAATTGATACTCCGTAAAAAAGTTATACTCGCACCCTTCAGCAGCCAGAAAGTTGAGTTTTCACGTATTATAGACCGGGAGATGCTCCGGATGGAGGTCTTTACTGTTAATGTGGCCGTAACTGACGCTTCTAAGGAGTTTTTTGGTAATACTATGGTTACCGTGCAGAATGCTTTGGGCAACAGACGTTATGTGGATCCTACACAGAATCCATTTTACAGAGGAATTGAAAATAACTATATCTCCTGGAGTTCCAATAATCCTTTCGATCAGATTTCAGCCAGCCATATGCTTAATTTACATTCCACTGTAAATATTGGAAATACAAAAGCCATTGTGAATACGAACGGTACGTTCTGGCCTACCCTGGATACCAAAATGATGTTTCAGAATACGTGGCTGAAACTGGAGCACAACGAATTTTCAATGCATTTGGGTAATATTAACGATAATAATATGGAAATCACACTGAACGGTCGTGGTTCTCAGCTTACATTTACGCCAAGTCCCGAAACCGGAACCGCAATTTCCGCAGGTGTGGTGGAAAAATCTTTTAACCTGTTTGAGCCTGTTCGCGTAAATAATTTTCCACGCGGTTACTCAGCTTTTGCCAGAGCCAATTATGTGCTAAACGGCTACCAGAGTTTGGACGGTGAAGCCATTTGGGATACTGATATTTTCCAGAGAAGTTTTATTCTGAAAACGGGATATACATACAGTAACAAAAAGGATAAATCATTTGATGTTGATCTGGGTTACGGATATGCAAGGTCTGTCTCACACAGCGACGTGGCAGAGCCATCGCTTTCGGCAGGACTCAATTACCGACAAAACTGGAAAAACTATTCCTTTACTTCTTCCAATTCCTACAGTAGCGGCTACTATCCTGGAATTCGGAGGGGAAGTACAGTTCTGGAGCAGCGCCTGTTCCGCAGTTTTGATAAATTCACACTTTACGGTGCGTATGGTCTGAATCATTATAATCCTAAGAATATAGATCCCCTGTACCAATTCAGTTCTTTTTCGGAACGTCACCGAATAGAATTAGGTTCCAGCTTTCGGTATTCCCGTAAAATGGATATCAGTTTGCTATCGCAGACCTCAACCGAAAATTCAGAGGTTTTTCTTGGTGAAGTCTTTGCCCGTACTGCAATTAAATTTGAAAGTGCTACAGCAGGAATTACGCTGAACTACGCCACAGACGACCAGAAAAACCGTTTTACACTTTCTCATTCGCAGGGAATCTCTTATTACCGTGGTATCACCGAGCCAAGTCATATCTATAATCTTCAGGCGGGTTGGCATCACCGTAACCTGCTCATAAGCGGAAATTATCAGAAAGGTAATTTTTTACTGTACGAAGGCAACAGGAACGGGAAAATTAGTGATGGTAATGAGAGACTGTCTGCTGTGGCTTCTTACAGGTCTGTTTTGCTGAATAACAAGCTGAATCTGAACTTCAATACAATGGCAAATTTGGACCGTCAAAGCGGAAAAAGTCTCGCCCTAAGTTCCAATGCTGATTACCGCATATTCAGAACCACCCGCATCTTTGGCAGTTTCAGTTACAGCTACTATTCAAGCGGTGCACATGGTAATAAGAATATTTTTTATCAGGCCGGCATCTCACAGGACCTTCCGACTATTGGCGACGAGCCCGTGAAATATAAAAACGGCACAATCCGCATGTTCACCTTTTTTGACCATAATAATAACGGTACCTATGAACCCGGAACTGACGAGCCTGCAAACGGTGTGAAGGTGAAGATCAACAACATTCTGTTTATCTCCGGTGACGACGGCTATATCAAATACCGTAAACTTCCTTTTGGTAAATATGTAATAAAGTCAAATGAGAACGAATGGTACAGCGAAATTCAGGAAGTAGACCTGCAGCAGAAGGAGGAGTTTATAACTCTTCCACTGGTTAAAACAGGGGTTCTCAAGGGAAAAATAACTTACGAAAAAACCGGTAAATTCCAGTATGAAGTCCAGGAGCATCTTGCCGGAATTCCGGTGCTGTTCCGAAGCACCACAGGTAAAACATTTACATTCTACAGTAATGCTCTTGGGGAATACAGTGCCTACCTGCCCTTAGGTCGGTACCAGGTTTCTCTGGAAAGTCAGGCGTTTCAGAAAAATGTTTATACCGAAAGTAGTTTTAATGATGTAATTGTTGAGGCCTCCACCACTAAGTCTCTTGAGGATTTTTTACTTAAGGTCCGGGAAAAGAAGGTTGAAATCAAGCGATTCGGGACCGCGGAATAA
- a CDS encoding putative DNA modification/repair radical SAM protein — MNFERIQEKLEILADAAKYDVSCSSSGGNRKNKGGLGDSHASGICHTYTEDGRCVSLLKILLTNHCIYDCAYCVSRKTNDVKRAAFTVEEVVDLTISFYRRNYIEGLFLSSGIFKDSDTTMERLVRVAKKLRLEHNFNGYIHLKSIPGASDELMKEAGLYADRLSINIEIPTEKGLKLLAPDKSHSEMIKPMSFVKNELILYKEEKKIFRKVPRFAPAGQSTQMIVGATNETDLKIIKVADHFYQNFNLKRVYYSGYVPVLEDSRLPSIHSQVPMQRENRLYQADWLMRFYGFEASEILDPEQPFLDLEVDPKLAWALRHREQFPVNINTASREMILRVPGIGTKSAGKILMARKFQKLGMDQLRKMGVAVNRTKYFVEFESSNVFSKFIDDQNLRKILLSGMSSKYQNPFSQQLTLF, encoded by the coding sequence ATGAATTTTGAGCGCATTCAGGAAAAGCTGGAGATACTTGCAGACGCTGCCAAGTATGATGTTTCCTGTTCTTCCAGCGGGGGAAACCGTAAGAATAAAGGCGGTTTGGGGGACAGTCACGCATCGGGGATTTGCCACACCTATACGGAAGACGGTCGGTGTGTGTCGCTGCTTAAAATTCTTCTGACTAATCACTGTATATACGACTGTGCTTACTGTGTGTCGCGCAAAACCAATGATGTTAAGCGTGCTGCCTTTACGGTGGAGGAGGTGGTGGACCTTACCATCAGTTTTTACCGCCGGAATTATATAGAAGGTCTTTTTCTGAGCTCAGGAATCTTCAAAGATTCGGATACGACAATGGAAAGGTTGGTAAGAGTAGCTAAAAAACTTCGTTTGGAGCACAATTTCAACGGTTATATTCACCTTAAGTCCATTCCCGGCGCCAGTGATGAACTAATGAAAGAGGCCGGACTGTATGCAGACCGACTTTCCATCAACATTGAAATTCCTACTGAAAAGGGGCTCAAGCTCCTGGCCCCGGACAAGTCGCATTCGGAAATGATTAAACCGATGAGTTTCGTTAAAAATGAACTCATTCTTTATAAAGAAGAAAAGAAAATCTTCCGCAAAGTTCCCAGGTTCGCGCCGGCGGGGCAGTCCACTCAGATGATTGTGGGCGCTACCAATGAAACCGACCTTAAAATCATCAAGGTGGCCGATCATTTCTACCAGAATTTTAACCTCAAACGTGTTTATTATTCAGGCTACGTGCCGGTCCTGGAGGACAGCCGTCTTCCTTCCATACATTCCCAGGTTCCCATGCAGCGGGAGAACCGTCTTTATCAGGCCGACTGGCTCATGCGGTTTTACGGTTTTGAAGCGTCTGAAATTCTGGACCCTGAGCAGCCTTTCCTTGATCTGGAGGTAGATCCTAAACTCGCCTGGGCGCTTAGACACCGTGAACAGTTTCCTGTAAATATTAATACAGCTTCCAGAGAAATGATTCTTAGGGTCCCGGGCATTGGCACCAAGTCGGCCGGAAAGATCCTGATGGCGCGTAAATTCCAGAAATTAGGAATGGACCAGCTGCGCAAAATGGGCGTGGCAGTAAACCGGACTAAATATTTTGTTGAATTTGAAAGTTCCAATGTATTCAGCAAATTCATAGATGATCAGAATCTCAGAAAAATTCTGCTGAGCGGTATGAGTTCCAAATATCAGAATCCCTTTTCCCAACAGCTTACTTTATTCTAA
- a CDS encoding alpha-amylase, translating to MNPTMIQFFHWYSAGDSTLYTEAVQAADYLAELGISAVWFPPAYKAAGGGFSVGYDPYDLFDLGEFDQKGGVATKYGTREQYLEACSVLQSKGISIIADIVLNHKAGGDKKERFHAIRVNPDNREEQLSEAMEIESYTKFTFPGRGETYSDFKWDFQCFSGVDYAEGQEPGIYQIIHDHGDGWEDIISDELGNYDFLMHNDIEHRNPFVRAELNHWGKWYHDQIGFSGVRLDAVKHQSPDFYKEWLYTLRANTGQNIFAVGEYWAPGALELKQKYIEATDGCMSLFDSSLHHNFHVASLQGADYDLRTLFDDTLTLANPLLSVTVVDNHDTQPLQELEAPVEHWFKPLAYALILLRTDGYPCIFYPDLFGAHYTDVDKEGNEQEIFLNKVEKIEELLKARQLYAYGVQRDYFEDANCLGWVREGDGEHPGCAVVLSNKEAYEKPMEMGAQYAGKHFYDFLGWFPQQITVDENGWGTFPVPAGNVSVWVPV from the coding sequence ATGAATCCAACAATGATCCAGTTTTTCCACTGGTATTCCGCCGGTGACTCCACACTTTATACCGAAGCTGTACAGGCTGCAGATTATCTTGCAGAACTTGGAATATCGGCAGTCTGGTTTCCGCCTGCGTACAAAGCTGCTGGCGGGGGCTTTTCGGTGGGCTATGACCCTTACGACCTTTTTGATCTGGGCGAATTTGACCAGAAGGGTGGTGTTGCCACAAAATACGGAACCAGGGAACAGTATCTGGAAGCCTGCAGCGTGCTGCAAAGCAAAGGGATTTCTATAATTGCCGATATTGTGCTCAATCACAAGGCCGGCGGCGACAAAAAAGAGAGGTTTCATGCCATACGGGTTAATCCGGACAACCGTGAAGAACAACTGTCGGAAGCAATGGAAATTGAAAGCTATACCAAATTTACATTTCCGGGAAGAGGCGAAACGTACTCCGATTTTAAGTGGGATTTCCAGTGTTTCTCCGGCGTGGATTATGCGGAGGGGCAGGAACCGGGAATTTACCAGATCATCCATGATCATGGAGACGGCTGGGAAGATATTATTTCCGATGAATTGGGTAACTACGACTTCCTTATGCACAATGATATTGAGCACCGGAACCCTTTCGTTCGCGCCGAGCTTAATCATTGGGGAAAATGGTACCATGACCAGATAGGCTTCAGCGGAGTGCGTTTGGACGCCGTAAAACATCAGTCGCCGGATTTTTATAAGGAATGGCTATACACGCTGCGGGCAAATACCGGCCAGAATATTTTTGCCGTGGGCGAATACTGGGCTCCCGGCGCTCTGGAATTAAAACAGAAGTACATTGAAGCCACAGACGGCTGCATGAGCCTTTTTGATTCCTCGCTGCATCATAACTTTCATGTTGCGTCGCTTCAGGGTGCCGATTATGACCTCCGCACCCTGTTTGATGATACACTTACACTTGCAAATCCGCTGCTTTCGGTAACTGTTGTTGATAACCATGATACCCAACCGCTGCAGGAGCTTGAAGCTCCTGTAGAGCACTGGTTTAAACCTCTTGCTTATGCTTTGATTCTTTTGCGGACAGACGGTTATCCATGCATTTTTTATCCGGATCTCTTTGGTGCGCACTATACAGATGTAGACAAAGAAGGCAACGAACAGGAAATCTTTCTGAATAAAGTAGAGAAGATTGAGGAACTGTTAAAAGCCAGACAGCTTTATGCGTATGGTGTGCAACGGGATTATTTCGAAGATGCCAACTGCCTGGGTTGGGTACGCGAAGGTGACGGTGAACATCCAGGCTGCGCAGTGGTTCTGAGCAATAAGGAAGCTTATGAAAAGCCCATGGAAATGGGCGCACAATACGCGGGCAAACATTTTTACGATTTTTTGGGATGGTTCCCTCAGCAAATCACCGTTGATGAAAACGGCTGGGGAACGTTCCCTGTACCTGCAGGAAATGTAAGTGTTTGGGTGCCTGTCTGA